CAGCCCCGCTGGCGGGAGGTGCTGTGGAGTGCTCTGAACACGACACAGGGGGGCTTCCAAACGCTTTTCCTGGGAGGGAGCAAAACCTTTCATTCGCTGTTACAACCAGCAAATGCCATTCATcaaatgaaaggaaaaccaCAAACACGTTATCTATTTTGAGCAAGCTGAACAGCACACATGATAGGTTTAAAAATGGAGGTTATAGACTATGATACAAGTCCCAACAAGGCAGTGCCAAAGTGATTATTTCTTGGCTTGTTTTGTGATCATACCCCTGGGAGGTGTTACGGGTCTGCTGGAATTGGGCTTCTTCTTCTCTGCAGGTTTCAAAATCTGGAAAGACAGAGGGGTAAAAAGTTTTAGGTGTCTTCCAGTCAAGCAGTAATTCACTGGTGAAGGCACTACAGGGTTCTTCTGGCCAAGTCTCAGTGTGCCAGGAAATCGATGTttcctgctccagagcccacagcagtggcagcagctgacagcaaCTGCTCTGCTTGGGTGATTGAATTCCAGGATAAAACATTCCCCTGCTCACAACAGCACTGGGTTATCACGTTTCTGAAGATGTGAATGCAAACACTGCCCTGTCTACACGTGACAGCTGTAAAGATCTATTTGAAACAAGTCTTACTGTTATTTAACAGTAAAACATTGACTCAAAATAGCACAATTTTAATGTGTGACCTCGCTAAATAGGAGGGAAAATTTTCAGATACTCTACCTGGAAAGAGCACATTAGTGTTTCATCCACGCTCATCATGGCACCCGCGTTATCAAATTCTCCACAGTAATTTGGGGCAGAAAAGAGAGTTACCAATTGTCTTTTTGCAAAAAACTCATATCCATCTTCAACCACCTTTGGAGACAAAAGCAGAGGGCGTTAGTCTGGGCAGCTTCCTCCTGACAAGGTGCAAAGCAACttttccagaggcagcagctgaaaaccTGGCTATGTTTGAAGAGCAGGAGTTTCAAACTTTTACACCAAAACAGGAGCATCACAAGAACCAGCTCAGCAACAGAGTCCATTAACATTGAGAAACTCCTTGTTCAAGAGTCACAGTTTATATGAAAATGTTCATTATAAAGGCTGTTAAACACTGGGACACATTCAGAGAACCTCACAGATATTTACAACTTGGCTGGACAAGACCCTCAGCACCTTGGGCTGACACAGTCTGTCCTGGCCTGGGCTTGACCAGGTGACCACCTCAGCTCCCCCAAACATAAATTATTCTGTGGTTTAAtgtacaaaatgaaaatacctgATGAGCTCTGCATATGAGATCCAAATCATGTTTATGGAGAAACTTAGCAACCACTTCAGCACCGAAAGTGAAGGACACTCCTCTGTCATTTTCACCCCAGCCCAGGACATCCTTGTCAGGGTCAGACCACAGGAGATCGCACAGGAGCCCCTGGTCGGGCACGTCCGTGGGGCGCATGATCCGCCTGATCTGCTCCATCGACTGCAGGTCTGGTGACAAACCTgtcacagggacacacaggcaGGCCCAGCTCagtccagctctgctctgcaacACTCACATTCATCCAGGACAAAAATAACTTGGATTCAAAGTGATTCACTGCTGCCATTTGACGTAGCTCAATGGCGACATTCACTGACGTTTTTTAAATCCAGCATTTGCTCTAAAGCATTTGGAACAGAAATCTCTTTCTAGGAGATTCACTGGAAGCAAGATAAGGCAAGGCCATTTCCACATTTTACAGGATTACAATAATCTCATAATATTTTCCATGTGTCTGATAAAAGATCTAGTCAGTAAGAGAGGCATCAACACCAGGAATCACAGGGAATGCTCACTGTGATGATCAGGCCCAgtaagatgaaataaaatttcaaaccAATCTCGTACCATTTTCCACTGATGTGAATCCCTGGGCAGTTGTAATGACTTGCAAGCGATAAAACATTGAAGGTGCAATCTGTATTTTATGACCAGAAAAAGCTGCATCATGTGGAATATATCAATTTCTACAAAGTAAACCCATCAGGTCAGGTCatgcagggcttggagcaacctgacCTTGTGACagagtccctgcccatggtgggggAGTTCTCCTGACCGACCCCCAAGGGAGccctcccacccaaaccactgTGGCTTTGTGAAAACAGCTGTTTAAAGACAAATACCAAACTCCTGGTCATCTAAGAAAACCCTACAAGGTCTCTACTCCAAAGGAGAGGCTACTGAAGGTGCCTTTTGGTGGAAAAGGAAGAGCAGATCGTGTCTGAACCAGCTCCATGATTCACAAAATTGACACTCATTGAGCCCAACCCTTCCTCATACAGGAGGCAAGGCAAAGAGAAATCCCTGAGTTCTGTAGCTTTGGCAATGTAAACATGAACCTGCCATGACTGAGTTTTCCAGTTCCTCAAACATCACCTAAGGAGCTGCTACTCACCGCCGTGACAGCAGAAGATTTTCTCATCCACAATGGCTGCAATTGGTAAACAGTTAAAACAGTCTGTGAAGGTTTTCCACAGCTTAATATTGTATCTTCTCTTACCTAGAAGAGATTGGGGAGAAAAACCCAGTCAATATGCTTTTCTAACACAAACCAACCTATCACAGATACCTGGACTTTACTGAGACTGGAAAAAAGTCAGCATTAGAACCTATACATAATTGATTTTTTCTGACTTATTTAATTGTTTAAAGACAGTGGCAAAGGTCTCTGAGTGTGACACAGCTTCAAGGACACCCTAAGTCTGTTCAACAGCTGGTACCAGGCTCTCCAGTCCCAACTTAGCTGTGGCAAATTGTCCCTTGGTGAATTTGGTCTATTGTAGAAAATCTTGCCATTTGCCACTTCTTTCAGGGGAAGACAGCAACtcttaaaaagcagattttctaTAAAATTCTGCTTCACCACATAAACTCACTTTCGGCAAATAAAGaggactgaaaaacaaaaacagttcTGAAAAACGAAACCGCCACAGTTTTGTGCATTTCAAAGGGACTCTCCCAGATATGAACCCTGAACATATTTGTGATATATGACTAAGCCTGTGATTAATCTCTGAGGAGACAACTCTGAAATACCACACATCTTTGTTTCCTCACAGGAGGAGAACAAGACATGGAGTGCACATCTTGTCATCTGCAAGCCAAGTGTGTCCCACCACACAAGTTCTGACATGCCTCAGTGCACAATTAATTTAACAGTATCATCTCTGCATTATCTGGATTAAATCACGTCCTTTGAAACAGGAACATTGGCTTCTGCTTCACAGCAAAATTACTTGTTGTGTTTGGGCAAGGTCTACATCCAGCCCCCATCACACAGACTGTACACATCATCAGATGAATGAAACAGAGGTGAACCTCTGTAATGCCCATCAAATTAAATTCTCCCACCTCTCCTGAGATGTCCTTATGAGTTTTACCAGTGAGAATTGTCAGTTAACACAGCAGCCAACAATTAAATTACCCACTTGTTTGCTGCCAGGGGAAGGGCAGAGTCCCCTCTCTAAAACAGGCCAAGGAGCCCTCTAAAGAGCACAGAGGGCATTTCAAGTCAGGAAGGAACCAACCCTgtcaccctgctgtccccagcagaggCACACACGCCTGGTACTTACATTCATCATAAAACCCATAAATTCTATTGATGCTGGCACATTCGTGGTTCCCTCggagcaggaaaaaattctCTGGGTATTTAATTTTGTAGGCCAATAAAAGACAAATTGTTTCTAAAGATTGTTTTCCTCTGTCAACATAATCACCAAGGAACAGGTAGTTGCTTTCTGGTGGAAAACCCCCATACTCGAAGAGTCGGAGCAGGTCGTAGTATTGCCCATGGATGTCACCTGCAAGGAGATTCAGACATGAGACTTAAGTGATCTTCACTACATGCTTTGATTGAttctagagaaagaaaaaagcttgcAGTTAGATACTGCCCATAACATACTTACCATGGCAGTTAACGTATATAAAACTATCACATTTTGACATCTATGCAATGGTagttacagaaaaatatttgtgtgtataaaacaaaatcaagatTCCAAGAAAGCAACTGTGTTATCTGGAAACACCCAGTGATTCAAATTCTAGCAGGGAAACTgcatcaaaaattaaaatggtgTTTCTGCCTTTGGTTTAGAACATGGGTTTGTTTCTGACAAGCAGAACACTAAATCGTGATTTTAGACTGCCAATATTATAAATATGAAATGAGCTGCTTTAAGCTGAAGTAAGTCCTCTGTTTTAGAGTAGGATAAAAAACTATTTGCTGGAAGCTTTCAAAATTGCATTTATTGAGGCTTTTATGTTGacattcttcattttttagCATAAGTAGACACGTACATGTGTGCAAAATGAGCACTGCTGCACGCAATGCAGTGAAACCAAACTAGAAAGCAATtccaagaaagagaaatttaagtttgcagcaggattttaaaatacagtcaAACCACTGTTCAGCTTTGCATGGCAGCACATTAAATACTGGGATTCCTCATTGTTTCCCCTTGTTAAGGCACAATTGGgacaaatattatttatttgatGACTTCTTTCCAAAACTTCATGTGAatctctgccccagcctggtgAAACTGGACCAGTTGGCTTTTTGGGTTTGGATTCTCTCTGTCCCAAACACAATTCTCACAATGTTACCcgctctcccctcctctgccctaCATATCCAGCAGGgtttcattttgccttttgcTACAGTTATTTATTAGTTTCAGTATTTGTAAGTGAAAGTCTCTGGCACTTGCTCTCTGCTTATGGTCTGCATTTACCTCCCCCAAGATCCACCCAAAACTCACAGTACTCACCACAGATTTTCAGTGGAGCTTCAAGTTCTAGCAGAATAGGCTGACTCAGGAAGATTTCTCTGGATTTCAAGCACAGTCCTCTAATTTCATTCTCTTGAAGTTGGACGTTCTTGCCTGGTTTTGATCCTCGCACTGTCAGGAGGAGTCAGAAGTTGGTTATAAACCCCAGCAACATCCCTGGTGTTATTTTCAGAGTCTCACTAAATGCCAGAGCAGTACTGAATGAGAAGGTACCAGGGTAGGATTGGTGTGCTGGGGTGAAATGGCAGTCCCAGGGAAAGGGGAGTGTGTTCTGCTCCAGTCCTATGTTACTTTCATCTAACAGAATTCATGGTTTAACACTTCCCCCGttaaaaatgtcacattttaaaTAGCATCAGTTCAGTTCTATTTAGTTATAAACCCCACCTTGGGCAGTGTGACTATTTACATGTTATTTTTCAGTGGAGCAGTTGTGTGTTTGTTCTCTGGAAAGCTGAGCAAAGGGTGCCTGCCACTCAATCACCAACAAATATTCAAGTTTCCAGCAAATCACCTCAACCAAGGCAGTGCCTAAACAAGAGCACAGCACCAGAAAATCCTGTGCTGCCCCTT
The sequence above is a segment of the Prinia subflava isolate CZ2003 ecotype Zambia chromosome 19, Cam_Psub_1.2, whole genome shotgun sequence genome. Coding sequences within it:
- the PPP1CC gene encoding serine/threonine-protein phosphatase PP1-gamma catalytic subunit, which translates into the protein MADIDKLNIDSIIQRLLEVRGSKPGKNVQLQENEIRGLCLKSREIFLSQPILLELEAPLKICGDIHGQYYDLLRLFEYGGFPPESNYLFLGDYVDRGKQSLETICLLLAYKIKYPENFFLLRGNHECASINRIYGFYDECKRRYNIKLWKTFTDCFNCLPIAAIVDEKIFCCHGGLSPDLQSMEQIRRIMRPTDVPDQGLLCDLLWSDPDKDVLGWGENDRGVSFTFGAEVVAKFLHKHDLDLICRAHQVVEDGYEFFAKRQLVTLFSAPNYCGEFDNAGAMMSVDETLMCSFQILKPAEKKKPNSSRPVTPPRGMITKQAKK